The window TGCGATTTGCTTGAAGTTtccatttcttaaaataaatcaattcatCATTAGCACCTTTCAGCTGCACAGTGAGCAGACTTTTCTTTATATTCACTTCTATTTAATAAGTTTCTGATGAAAGAACAAATTCAAatgaatattattcattattgtagttcttttttacattaaatgggTAGCTTTCAGCTGCACATTGAGCAGACATTGCTTTATAGGaacttgtatttattaaatttattatttaccttCTGTACCCATCATTCAAAGTTAGATTGATATAGATGGtgataacaaatatattaactATTTCTTGTCTTGTTTCTGCAGCTGAGAAAGCCTGTTATTGAGAAAATGAGAAGAGATCGCATTAACAGCAGCATTGAGCAGCTGCGTCTCATATTGGAGAAAGAATTCCAAAAAAATCAACTGCCCTCCAAACCTGAGAAGGCCGACATATTGGAGATGACGGTCATCTTCATACAGCAGTACATGGCTGAGAAAAGTAAGTAAGCCCTCACCCACCCCATGCCTGACCTAGGTCTTGAGTTTATTGATGAGCAGATGATTATAGATTGGATTTTATATAACTAACATGCATCTTGTCTATTCCAGATGTGACAACAAGCTCCAGCCAAGCCCATAGAGATGGCTACTCCACCTGTGTCCGAGACTCTGTGAACTTCCTATCCTTGCACACACAGACAGACACCCGGAtgcagctgctgcagaacctccaTGGGGTCCAGATTGTGAACAATACTCCTTCTGCATTCCCTATCTCCCAAACCTCCAGCAAGCCCAGAACTCCAGACAGCAGCATAGCCCTATGGAGACCCTGGTAGACAATGTGGACTCTATTCTGGACTGTACATGGAGTTGGGTGTACAAGGAGCCTACCTGACACCTGTACATAGGGATCTGATCCCCATGAATGTATCTATCAAATGGACATTGCATGTAATCACATTGTGATCTCATAGTATTCTGTATTGTATGATAGAAGTAGACCTAACTTCTCCTATATGGACATTGTACTGTATATGGAGCTAGGAGCACTGGTCATATCATCTGCTTCTTTAGAGGGAGGTGGttccatatttatataaatatgaatagttATCTTCTATGAAGAAAATGAATATGAGCTATTCACTGAGCCTTCTCAGTGTTACATTGTAAGCTATAGTATGATGATATGATATGAATGATACCTAAGACATGCAAAATTGACTTACAATATTAAGAAGCCACTTTAGCATGCCATTAGTCATTTACAACACTTGGTCATTCAGGATCAATGTCTGCAAACAATGGACTTGCAGAATTCTTTATTATTGTAAAGATTGTCACATTCTGTGAATGTTCTGTGTTACATGTATCCCATGCAATGTATCCCAATGGGGTGTGACTGCATGTTGTAACTTTATAAGTGTCAAGTTGTATTTATGTTTGTTGAATCTTCTGTAtacaaatatagaataatattataatacgGTCTTTGTATTCTGCTGAAGAACTGAGTACATTAGTATTGCATTTGCTGCATTCAGGTATACAATGTAACTATAACATATTATACATTGTGATTATTCCTTTATAAGGAAaacctatataataatatattatatgtatcatATCGCTTAGATattcagtattataaaaaaatgttcatctaTTAGATGTATTTTTGTATGCTCTATTGGCAGTAGATTGGTCAAGTTGTATTTATGTTTGTTGAATCTTCTGTAtacaaatatagaataataatacaatacagtgTTTGTATTCTGCTAAAAGTACATTAGTAGTGCATTTGATGCATTCATGTATACAATGTATCTataacatattatacattttgatTATTCCTTTATaaggaaaacatatatatatagatataatatatgtatCATATCGTTTAGATATTCAGTATTATAAAAATTGTTCATCGATTAGATGTATTATTGTTTGCTCTATTGGCAGTAATAGATCAGATAAAGAAAGCAGCaggatttgcattttttgcaaatgttatgtttatgtatgaTCAGTGTAAGCAATATTTGCAGGAATTGTCTGTAtgttaaatataacatattatggTATGCattatctgcaaaataatttaacaaagaaTTCGTCTTTGAATTAAGTGTGCAAGATTTGCAGTGTACAAT of the Pyxicephalus adspersus chromosome 11, UCB_Pads_2.0, whole genome shotgun sequence genome contains:
- the LOC140341011 gene encoding transcription factor HES-5-like, translated to MAPCTMRTLDQQATNGLRKLRKPVIEKMRRDRINSSIEQLRLILEKEFQKNQLPSKPEKADILEMTVIFIQQYMAEKNVTTSSSQAHRDGYSTCVRDSVNFLSLHTQTDTRMQLLQNLHGVQIVNNTPSAFPISQTSSKPRTPDSSIALWRPW